The following coding sequences are from one Lolium rigidum isolate FL_2022 chromosome 6, APGP_CSIRO_Lrig_0.1, whole genome shotgun sequence window:
- the LOC124668534 gene encoding G-type lectin S-receptor-like serine/threonine-protein kinase At2g19130 gives MPRMGTPVFPALLPALFVVIGLAALQAAVLHAGAADTLTVDRPLSGSHTPLVSRRGMFALGFFQPGNTGRWYIGVWYNQLPDQVSVWVANRDSPVPSPESSRLTIVADGNMVLLDHSGSVVWSTNLTAISSSTVGIILETGNLVLADASNTSNILWQSFDHCGNTWLPGGKLGRGKLSGGCTRLVSWKTSTDPAPGLFSIILDPNGTSQFFLMWNSTQQYQTSGNWTGHSFAGMPEMNPNNGFPNSMYTFDYIDGANGSYAVYGVKVGGLITRFVMDVTGVINVIRWSVSAKDWMVTLSKPHTQCDVYSLCGSFSVCTENAFSSCSCLHGFSEQYQGQWSKGDHTQGCKRNVALQGSNNGSRSDKFYTMVDVELPSNAQNIVAASSNQNCELACLSNRDCTAYSFNGSCSLWYKDLINLQDLSSAATGTKGVSIQIRLAASEFSNKKNAKKLAIIITMATIGVTLIVAASVFLARKRFKEVAHVDGSLIAFRYRDVQALTKNFSNKLGGGAFGSVFKGLLPEGTLVAVKKLEGFHQGEKQFRAEVSTLGTIRHVNLIRLLGFCSERTRKLLIYEYMPNTSLDRFLFGSSHQPVLSWSTRYQIALGVARGLHYLHERCRDCIIHCDIKPENILLSDTFVPKVADFGLAKLMGHDFSRVLTTMRGTVGYLAPEWIAGTAITTKADVYSYGMMLFEIVSGRRNVIKRQDGTLDFFPLLAATKVTEGDLEGLVDTLLDCNVNPAEVERACKIACWCVQDDEGARPSMATVVQALEGLVEVNVPPVPRSLKLLANQTTYVEFYSKLPSE, from the exons ATGCCAAGAATGGGGACACCCGTCTTCCCTGCACTCCTTCCCGCTCTCTTCGTCGTCATAGGTTTGGCTGCTCTGCAAGCAGCCGTGTTACACGCCGGTGCCGCCGATACGCTCACCGTCGACCGGCCTTTGTCTGGCAGCCACACGCCACTGGTCTCCAGGCGTGGAATGTTCGCGCTGGGATTTTTCCAGCCAG GTAACACGGGGCGTTGGTACATCGGCGTATGGTACAACCAATTACCGGACCAAGTTTCTGTCTGGGTCGCAAATAGGGACTCACCGGTCCCTAGTCCAGAGTCGTCACGCCTAACCATAGTAGCTGATGGTAATATGGTCCTCCTTGATCATTCAGGGTCAGTGGTCTGGTCTACCAACCTGACGGCCATCAGCTCTTCGACGGTTGGTATCATCCTTGAAACTGGCAACCTTGTCCTAGCAGACGCATCCAACACCTCCAACATCCTGTGGCAAAGCTTTGACCACTGCGGCAACACGTGGCTCCCTGGCGGCAAGCTCGGCCGGGGCAAGCTCAGCGGCGGGTGCACACGTCTAGTCTCCTGGAAGACTTCCACCGACCCAGCACCAGGGTTGTTCTCCATTATACTGGACCCAAACGGCACGAGTCAGTTCTTCCTCATGTGGAATAGTACCCAGCAGTACCAGACCAGCGGAAACTGGACTGGACACAGTTTTGCTGGCATGCCCGAGATGAATCCCAACAATGGCTTCCCCAACTCGATGTACACATTCGACTACATCGACGGTGCAAACGGGAGCTACGCTGTGTATGGTGTCAAGGTCGGTGGGCTCATCACGAGATTTGTCATGGACGTGACAGGGGTTATTAATGTCATCAGGTGGTCGGTGAGCGCCAAGGATTGGATGGTAACCTTGTCGAAGCCCCATACACAGTGCGATGTGTACTCGTTGTGTGGGTCTTTTAGTGTCTGCACCGAGAATGCATTCTCATCTTGTAGTTGCCTTCATGGTTTTAGTGAGCAATACCAGGGCCAGTGGTCAAAGGGCGATCATACTCAAGGGTGCAAAAGAAATGTTGCTCTTCAGGGCAGCAACAACGGATCACGAAGTGACAAGTTCTACACTATGGTTGATGTGGAATTACCTAGCAATGCACAAAATATCGTCGCAGCAAGTAGTAATCAGAACTGTGAGCTTGCGTGTCTAAGCAACCGTGACTGCACTGCTTATTCGTTCAATGGCAGCTGCTCACTTTGGTACAAGGACCTTATCAACCTACAAGATTTGAGCAGTGCTGCTACTGGTACTAAAGGTGTTTCCATTCAAATTCGTTTGGCTGCATCCGAGTTCTCTAATAAAAAGAACGCAAAGAAACTGGCCATTATAATCACCATGGCTACTATCGGTGTTACACTAATAGTTGCTGCTTCAGTTTTCCTGGCGAGGAAGAGGTTTAAGGAGGTGGCCCATGTCGACGGCTCACTGATTGCATTCAGATACCGGGATGTGCAAGCTTTGACCAAAAACTTCTCCAATAAGCTCGGAGGAGGCGCCTTTGGTTCGGTGTTCAAAGGGTTACTACCTGAAGGAACCTTGGTGGCTGTGAAGAAGCTGGAAGGATTTCATCAAGGGGAGAAGCAGTTCCGTGCAGAGGTGAGCACACTTGGCACCATTCGCCATGTCAACCTAATTCGACTGCTCGGTTTTTGTTCAGAGAGAACGCGCAAGCTACTCATCTACGAGTACATGCCAAACACCTCACTGGACAGATTCCTCTTCGGGAGTAGCCATCAACCTGTGTTAAGCTGGAGTACCAGGTACCAGATCGCGCTGGGAGTAGCAAGAGGATTACACTATCTCCATGAGAGATGCAGGGACTGCATAATCCACTGTGACATCAAACCTGAAAACATACTGCTGAGCGACACCTTTGTGCCTAAAGTTGCAGATTTCGGGCTCGCAAAACTCATGGGCCACGACTTCAGCCGTGTCCTGACAACGATGAGAGGAACCGTTGGATACCTGGCGCCAGAGTGGATAGCAGGCACGGCCATCACGACCAAGGCAGATGTTTATAGCTACGGCATGATGTTGTTTGAGATTGTCTCGGGCAGGAGGAACGTGATAAAGCGCCAGGACGGCACGCTGGATTTTTTCCCGTTGCTAGCCGCGACGAAGGTAACTGAAGGAGACCTGGAAGGACTTGTGGATACCTTGCTGGACTGCAACGTGAACCCAGCCGAGGTGGAGAGGGCCTGCAAGATCGCGTGCTGGTGCGTCCAGGACGACGAGGGCGCTAGGCCATCCATGGCGACGGTCGTGCAGGCTCTTGAGGGGCTGGTTGAGGTCAACGTCCCGCCGGTGCCGAGATCGCTCAAACTTCTGGCGAACCAGACGACTTACGTGGAGTTCTATTCGAAGCTACCATCGGAATGA